One stretch of Vogesella indigofera DNA includes these proteins:
- a CDS encoding basic amino acid ABC transporter substrate-binding protein, with product MKNTRRTLLAGMLLSVFAVAGCGKKAEEPAASAASDAAPAVAQVAEYVVGTDASYAPFEFQNDQSQIVGFDIEVLSAVADKGGFKVKFVNTPWEGMFATLGQGDRDILSSAITITDERKQSMDFSEPYFEARQLIAVGKGVTDVKTFQDLKNKKVAVQTGTTGDEVVQKLLGKTSSSIKRFESMPLALKELETGGVDAAVGDNGVVINYVKNNPQHGMTTVEDLQSFAPEYYGFAVKKGNQELLAKVNAGIKAIKADGTYDQIFNKYFGTK from the coding sequence ATGAAGAACACGAGAAGAACGCTGCTGGCGGGGATGTTGTTATCGGTTTTTGCCGTGGCAGGTTGCGGCAAGAAGGCGGAAGAACCGGCAGCATCGGCAGCCAGTGATGCGGCGCCGGCGGTGGCGCAGGTGGCCGAGTACGTGGTGGGTACCGATGCCAGCTATGCACCATTCGAGTTCCAGAACGACCAGAGCCAGATCGTCGGCTTCGACATCGAGGTGTTGAGCGCGGTGGCAGACAAGGGCGGTTTCAAGGTCAAGTTCGTCAATACGCCGTGGGAGGGCATGTTCGCCACCCTGGGTCAGGGCGACCGCGACATCCTGTCTTCGGCGATCACCATCACCGACGAGCGCAAGCAGAGCATGGACTTCTCCGAGCCATACTTTGAAGCGCGCCAGCTGATCGCGGTGGGTAAGGGCGTCACCGACGTGAAGACCTTCCAGGATCTGAAGAACAAGAAGGTGGCGGTACAGACCGGCACCACCGGCGACGAAGTGGTGCAGAAGCTGCTGGGCAAGACCAGCTCCAGCATCAAGCGGTTCGAGAGCATGCCGCTGGCGCTGAAAGAGCTGGAAACCGGCGGTGTTGACGCGGCGGTGGGTGACAATGGCGTGGTGATCAACTACGTGAAGAATAACCCGCAGCACGGCATGACCACGGTGGAAGACCTGCAGAGCTTCGCACCGGAGTATTATGGCTTCGCGGTGAAGAAGGGCAATCAGGAGCTGCTGGCCAAGGTCAACGCCGGTATCAAGGCGATCAAGGCTGACGGCACCTACGACCAGATCTTCAACAAGTATTTTGGCACCAAGTAA
- a CDS encoding amino acid ABC transporter permease, with protein sequence MDFRWGMIADYAPLFVEGVQMTIIITLVAVVFGTLIGLFMGMARLADAPHGLSRYLVRYLVRMPAGAYVTFFRGTPLFVQILLVHFALMPLLIHPVDGLVVNGDIARDIRQNYGAFISGLLALTLNAGAYITEIFRAGIQSIDKGQMEAARSLGLSYGQTMKFVIVPQAFRRMLPPLGNEAIMLLKDSSLVSAIGLAELAFAARTVAGVYSRYWEPYLTISFIYLALTMLMAWGISRLEKKLQIGAR encoded by the coding sequence ATGGATTTTCGCTGGGGAATGATCGCCGACTACGCACCACTGTTTGTGGAGGGCGTGCAAATGACGATCATCATTACGCTGGTGGCGGTGGTGTTCGGCACTCTGATCGGCCTGTTCATGGGCATGGCGCGGCTGGCGGATGCGCCGCACGGCCTGAGCCGTTATCTGGTGCGCTATCTGGTGCGCATGCCGGCCGGTGCCTACGTGACCTTTTTTCGCGGCACGCCCTTGTTCGTACAAATCCTGCTGGTGCACTTTGCGCTGATGCCGCTGCTGATCCATCCGGTGGATGGCCTGGTGGTCAATGGCGATATCGCCCGTGACATCCGCCAGAATTACGGTGCCTTCATTTCCGGCCTGCTGGCGCTGACGCTGAACGCCGGTGCCTACATCACCGAGATCTTCCGTGCTGGTATCCAGTCCATCGACAAGGGGCAGATGGAGGCCGCGCGTTCGCTGGGGCTCTCCTACGGCCAGACCATGAAGTTCGTGATCGTGCCGCAGGCGTTCCGCCGCATGCTGCCGCCGCTGGGCAACGAGGCGATCATGCTGCTGAAAGACAGCTCGCTGGTGTCGGCGATCGGTCTGGCCGAGCTGGCCTTCGCCGCGCGCACCGTGGCCGGGGTGTACTCGCGCTACTGGGAGCCGTACCTGACCATTTCCTTCATCTATCTGGCATTGACGATGTTGATGGCGTGGGGGATTTCCCGTCTGGAGAAAAAGCTGCAGATCGGCGCGCGCTGA
- the gyrA gene encoding DNA gyrase subunit A, with amino-acid sequence MTDQLFAKETLPISLEEEMRRSYLDYAMSVIVGRALPDVRDGLKPVHRRVLYAMHELSNDWNRAYKKSARIVGDVIGKYHPHGDTAVYDTIVRLAQNFSLRYPLVDGQGNFGSIDGDNAAAMRYTEIRMARIAHELLADLDKETVDFGPNYDGSEQEPLIMPTRIPNLLINGSSGIAVGMATNIPPHNLNEVVDACLALLDNSELTIDELIDIIPAPDFPTAGIIYGTAGIKEAYRTGRGRAIMRARVHFEDIGKGDRQAIIVDEIPYQVNKSRLLERISELVREKLIEGISDLRDESDKSGMRVVIELKRGEMPEVVLNHLYKLTQLQDSFGINMVALVDGQPRLLNLKQIIDEFLRHRREVVTRRTIFELRKARERGHILEGLAVALSNVDEIIALIKASEAPPQAKAALMGRAWRSELVEGMLSRVDQSYARPDGLAAEYGLHGDGYRLSEVQAQAILDLRLQRLTGLEQDKIVGEYREIMDTILDLIDILARPERINQIIHDELTAVKLQYGDKRRSEIEPFGGDINIEDLITPQEMVVTLSHTGYLKAQPVDDYQSQRRGGRGKQAAATKDDDFINTLFVANTHDYVLCYSSFGRCYWIKVYDMPQGGRTSRGKPIVNVLPLAEGEKINAMLPVKAFTGNDSAELDDDIEVSDKVKGPFVFMCTANGTVKKTPLEAFSRPRSAGIIAVKLDEGDKLVGVALTSGNDQIMLFSNAGKAVRFDESGVRAMGRNATGVRGMALGEGQQVISLLVANSNEQQVLTASDGGYGKRTRVGEFRHTSRGTQGVIAMDLTDKTGFALVTASLVEDSDDVMLITTGGVLIRTKVDQVRETGRAAQGVRLINLDDGEKLICLVKVAESEDDAAEEGDEAAANLEAGEGAAE; translated from the coding sequence ATGACCGACCAGCTTTTTGCCAAGGAAACACTCCCGATTAGCCTGGAAGAGGAGATGCGCCGTTCCTATCTCGATTACGCAATGAGCGTGATCGTCGGCCGCGCCCTTCCTGATGTCCGAGATGGCCTCAAGCCCGTGCATCGCCGGGTGCTGTACGCCATGCATGAGCTTTCCAACGACTGGAACCGTGCCTACAAGAAATCGGCGCGTATTGTCGGCGACGTGATCGGTAAGTATCACCCGCACGGCGATACCGCGGTGTACGACACCATCGTGCGTCTGGCACAGAATTTCAGCCTGCGCTACCCGCTGGTGGACGGTCAGGGCAACTTCGGCTCCATCGACGGCGATAACGCCGCCGCGATGCGATACACCGAAATCCGCATGGCGCGCATCGCGCACGAACTGCTGGCCGACCTCGACAAGGAAACCGTCGACTTCGGTCCCAACTACGACGGCTCCGAGCAAGAGCCGCTGATCATGCCGACGCGCATCCCGAACCTGCTGATCAACGGCAGCTCCGGTATCGCGGTGGGCATGGCCACCAATATTCCGCCGCACAACCTGAACGAAGTGGTCGATGCCTGCTTGGCGCTGCTGGACAACAGCGAGCTGACCATCGACGAGCTGATCGACATCATCCCTGCGCCGGACTTCCCGACCGCCGGCATCATCTACGGTACCGCCGGCATCAAGGAGGCGTACCGCACCGGTCGCGGCCGCGCCATCATGCGCGCCCGTGTCCACTTCGAGGACATCGGCAAGGGCGACCGTCAGGCGATCATCGTCGACGAGATCCCGTACCAGGTGAACAAGTCGCGGCTGCTGGAACGCATCAGCGAGCTGGTGCGCGAGAAGCTGATCGAGGGCATTTCCGACCTGCGCGACGAGTCGGACAAGTCTGGCATGCGCGTGGTGATCGAGCTCAAGCGCGGTGAAATGCCGGAAGTGGTGCTCAACCACCTGTACAAGCTGACCCAGCTGCAGGACAGTTTCGGCATCAACATGGTGGCACTGGTCGACGGCCAGCCGCGCCTGTTGAACCTGAAGCAGATCATCGACGAATTCCTGCGCCACCGCCGCGAGGTGGTGACGCGTCGTACCATTTTCGAACTGCGCAAGGCGCGCGAACGCGGCCACATCCTCGAAGGTCTGGCGGTGGCGCTGTCCAACGTCGACGAGATCATCGCGTTGATCAAGGCTTCCGAAGCCCCGCCACAGGCCAAGGCCGCGCTGATGGGCCGCGCCTGGCGCTCGGAGCTGGTGGAAGGCATGCTGTCGCGCGTCGACCAGAGCTATGCCCGCCCGGATGGCCTAGCGGCCGAGTACGGTCTGCACGGCGACGGCTACCGCCTATCCGAAGTGCAGGCCCAGGCGATTCTGGACCTGCGCCTGCAGCGCCTGACCGGGCTGGAGCAGGACAAGATCGTCGGCGAATACCGCGAGATCATGGACACCATCCTGGACCTGATCGACATCCTGGCGCGTCCGGAGCGCATTAATCAGATCATCCATGACGAGCTGACCGCAGTGAAGCTGCAGTACGGCGACAAGCGCCGCTCCGAGATCGAGCCGTTTGGCGGCGACATCAACATTGAAGACCTGATCACGCCGCAGGAGATGGTGGTGACCCTGTCGCACACCGGCTACCTGAAGGCGCAGCCGGTCGACGACTACCAGTCGCAGCGCCGTGGCGGCCGCGGCAAGCAGGCGGCGGCGACCAAGGACGACGACTTCATCAACACGCTGTTCGTGGCCAATACCCACGACTACGTGCTGTGCTACTCCTCGTTCGGTCGTTGCTACTGGATCAAGGTCTACGACATGCCTCAGGGCGGTCGTACCAGCCGCGGCAAGCCGATTGTCAACGTGCTGCCGCTGGCGGAAGGCGAGAAGATCAACGCCATGCTGCCGGTGAAGGCGTTTACCGGCAACGACAGTGCCGAGCTGGACGACGATATCGAAGTCAGCGACAAGGTCAAGGGCCCGTTCGTGTTCATGTGTACCGCCAACGGCACTGTGAAGAAGACACCGCTGGAAGCGTTCTCGCGGCCGCGCAGCGCCGGCATCATCGCCGTCAAGCTGGACGAGGGCGACAAGCTGGTCGGCGTGGCGCTGACCAGCGGCAACGACCAGATCATGCTGTTCTCCAATGCCGGCAAGGCGGTGCGCTTCGATGAAAGCGGCGTGCGTGCCATGGGCCGTAACGCCACCGGCGTGCGCGGCATGGCGCTGGGTGAAGGCCAGCAGGTGATTTCGCTGCTGGTGGCCAACAGCAACGAGCAGCAGGTGCTGACCGCCAGCGATGGCGGCTATGGCAAGCGTACCCGTGTCGGCGAGTTCCGCCACACCAGTCGCGGCACCCAGGGTGTGATCGCCATGGACCTGACCGACAAGACCGGCTTCGCGCTGGTGACCGCCAGCCTGGTGGAAGACAGCGACGACGTGATGCTGATCACCACCGGTGGCGTACTGATCCGTACCAAGGTCGACCAGGTGCGCGAGACCGGCCGTGCGGCGCAGGGTGTGCGCCTGATCAACCTGGACGACGGCGAGAAGCTGATCTGCCTGGTGAAGGTCGCCGAAAGCGAAGACGACGCCGCGGAAGAGGGCGACGAGGCTGCGGCCAACCTTGAGGCGGGCGAGGGCGCGGCAGAATGA
- a CDS encoding PaaI family thioesterase, which yields MTEQAPANEKLLATAGALFVSFPHCVTLGMQYLGSVGRKPTLKVEWRDDLVGNPASGVLHGGVITSIVDTTSAIAVTAHMTELETIATLDLRIDYLKAATPGKTIYCTAECYRMASQIAFTRAVCYHDSPDDPIAHGVATFMRDSNPKPMLVEGTA from the coding sequence ATGACGGAGCAGGCACCGGCCAATGAAAAGCTGCTGGCGACGGCTGGCGCGTTGTTCGTGTCCTTCCCGCACTGCGTGACGCTGGGCATGCAATACCTCGGCAGCGTTGGCCGCAAGCCGACGCTGAAGGTGGAGTGGCGCGACGATCTGGTCGGCAATCCGGCCAGCGGCGTGCTGCATGGAGGGGTGATCACCTCCATCGTCGACACCACCAGCGCCATCGCGGTGACCGCGCACATGACCGAGCTGGAAACCATCGCCACGCTGGACCTGCGCATCGACTACCTGAAGGCGGCCACACCGGGCAAGACCATCTACTGCACCGCCGAGTGCTACCGCATGGCCAGCCAGATCGCGTTCACCCGTGCCGTGTGCTACCACGACAGCCCGGATGACCCGATCGCCCATGGCGTCGCCACCTTCATGCGCGACTCCAATCCGAAACCGATGCTGGTGGAGGGCACGGCATGA
- a CDS encoding PaaI family thioesterase, giving the protein MSQFMETFLALRDEKRFADIIAAVPYARLMGVECGEDAAGELLFSLPFAERNVGNTTLPALHGGLIGGFLENAALLHLMWNRESLEAPKIVDFSLDYLRSGRATTLYAQCEITKQGKRVAHVLIEAWQEDRRKPVAVARAHFLLSTPS; this is encoded by the coding sequence ATGAGCCAGTTCATGGAAACCTTCCTCGCGCTGCGCGACGAGAAGCGCTTCGCCGACATCATCGCCGCGGTGCCATACGCCCGGCTGATGGGCGTGGAGTGCGGCGAAGACGCCGCCGGCGAGCTGCTGTTCTCGCTGCCTTTTGCCGAGCGCAATGTCGGCAACACCACGCTGCCGGCGCTGCATGGCGGCCTGATCGGCGGCTTTCTGGAAAATGCGGCCTTGCTGCACCTGATGTGGAACCGCGAGTCGCTGGAAGCGCCTAAGATCGTGGACTTCTCGCTGGATTATCTGCGCTCCGGCAGGGCCACCACGCTGTATGCGCAGTGCGAAATCACCAAGCAGGGCAAGCGCGTGGCGCACGTGCTGATCGAGGCCTGGCAGGAAGACCGCCGCAAGCCGGTCGCTGTCGCTCGTGCGCACTTCCTGCTCAGCACTCCTTCCTGA
- the serC gene encoding 3-phosphoserine/phosphohydroxythreonine transaminase: MAKVYNFSAGPAVLPHEVLATAQAEMLDWHGSGMCVMEMSHRGKEFMEIIHDAEQDLRALMAIPAGYKVLFLQGGASQQFSMVPLNLAPVDGHIDVLDTGHWSKLAVKEARRYTGVNVVASSSDSNYAVVPDVASWQRTPDAAYFHYTSNETIGGLQCPFVPDVGDTPLVCDMSSDFLSREVDVSKFGLIYAGAQKNIGPSGLTVVIVREDLLGHAQAQTPTMLDYRVHADADSMYNTPATYPIYIAGLVFKWLKTQGGIKGMQARNDEKAGLLYHMIDSSNGFYFSHVQAPYRSKMNVVFRLKDEALEDVFLSEAKKNGLMQLKGHRSVGGMRASIYNAMPIEGVKALVHFMEDFARQHG; encoded by the coding sequence ATGGCCAAGGTGTACAACTTCTCAGCCGGTCCTGCCGTATTGCCCCACGAAGTGCTGGCAACCGCCCAGGCGGAAATGCTGGACTGGCACGGCTCCGGCATGTGCGTGATGGAAATGAGCCATCGCGGCAAGGAGTTCATGGAGATCATCCACGATGCCGAGCAGGATCTGCGCGCATTGATGGCGATCCCGGCCGGTTACAAGGTGCTGTTCCTGCAAGGCGGCGCCTCGCAGCAGTTCTCCATGGTGCCGCTGAACCTGGCACCGGTGGACGGCCATATCGACGTGCTGGATACCGGCCACTGGTCGAAGCTGGCGGTCAAGGAGGCGCGCCGCTACACCGGCGTCAACGTGGTGGCCAGCAGTAGCGACAGCAACTACGCCGTGGTGCCGGATGTGGCCAGCTGGCAGCGTACGCCGGATGCCGCCTACTTCCACTACACCTCCAACGAGACCATCGGCGGCCTGCAGTGCCCGTTCGTGCCGGACGTCGGCGATACCCCTTTGGTGTGCGACATGTCATCCGACTTCCTGTCACGCGAAGTGGACGTGTCCAAGTTCGGTCTGATCTACGCCGGCGCGCAGAAGAACATCGGCCCGTCCGGCCTGACCGTGGTCATCGTGCGCGAAGACCTGCTCGGCCATGCCCAGGCGCAGACGCCGACCATGCTCGACTACCGCGTGCACGCAGACGCCGACTCGATGTACAACACCCCGGCCACCTATCCGATTTATATCGCCGGCCTGGTGTTCAAGTGGTTGAAGACGCAGGGCGGCATCAAGGGCATGCAGGCGCGCAACGACGAGAAAGCCGGCCTGCTCTACCACATGATCGACAGCAGCAACGGCTTCTACTTCAGTCATGTGCAGGCGCCGTACCGCTCGAAGATGAACGTGGTGTTCCGCCTGAAGGACGAGGCACTGGAAGACGTGTTCCTTTCCGAAGCGAAAAAGAACGGCCTGATGCAACTCAAGGGTCATCGCTCGGTCGGTGGCATGCGCGCCTCGATCTACAACGCGATGCCGATCGAAGGCGTAAAGGCGCTGGTGCACTTCATGGAAGACTTCGCCCGCCAGCACGGCTGA
- a CDS encoding MFS transporter has protein sequence MTANRPLMFLLLAAGTVVTLSMGIRHGFGFFLPPMTQSFGWTRETFAFALGLQNLVWGLAQPFSGALADRHGPGRVLLAGGVLYVAGLALMTLSSSGVLLSGSAGLLIGLALSCTTYSVVFSVIVRAVSPEFRSRAMGLTAAAGSFGQFIMVPIERGLIDGLGWMPALLVLAITAALLLPLAAPLEKAYRQAPALPVMQGSMLRGMSDTFAMAWQQRSFRLLMIGYFVCGFQVVFVGVHLPAYLRDHGLSGEVASLALALIGLFNIAGTYVAGHLGSSRPKPMLLAGIYFLRSIVVTVFILAPLTPWSVALFAAAMGFLWLSTVPLTNGVLVSLFGVRHLGMLSGAVFFSHQVGSFLGVWLGGLLYDRTGSYDVVWWLTVLLGLLATAANLPVREQPVPAVAAQS, from the coding sequence ATGACAGCCAATCGCCCCCTGATGTTCTTGTTGCTTGCCGCCGGTACCGTGGTCACCCTCAGCATGGGTATCCGCCACGGCTTCGGTTTTTTCCTGCCGCCGATGACGCAGTCGTTCGGCTGGACCCGTGAAACCTTTGCCTTTGCTCTGGGATTGCAGAATCTGGTGTGGGGATTGGCGCAGCCGTTTTCCGGGGCGCTGGCCGACCGGCACGGCCCCGGGCGCGTGCTGCTGGCCGGTGGCGTGCTCTACGTCGCCGGGCTGGCGCTGATGACGCTGTCCAGTAGCGGGGTGCTGCTTTCTGGCTCCGCCGGCTTGCTGATCGGCCTTGCCCTGTCGTGCACCACTTATAGCGTGGTGTTCTCGGTGATCGTGCGCGCGGTGTCGCCGGAATTCCGTTCCCGCGCCATGGGGCTGACGGCGGCGGCCGGCTCTTTCGGCCAGTTCATCATGGTGCCGATCGAGCGCGGCCTGATCGATGGCCTGGGCTGGATGCCGGCGCTGTTGGTGCTGGCGATTACCGCCGCCTTGCTGCTGCCGCTGGCGGCGCCGCTGGAAAAAGCCTACCGCCAGGCGCCGGCGCTGCCGGTAATGCAGGGCAGCATGCTGCGCGGCATGAGCGACACCTTTGCCATGGCCTGGCAACAGCGTTCGTTCCGCCTGCTGATGATCGGCTATTTTGTCTGCGGCTTCCAGGTGGTGTTCGTTGGTGTGCACCTGCCTGCCTATCTGCGCGATCACGGTCTGTCCGGCGAGGTGGCCAGTCTGGCGCTGGCGCTGATCGGCTTGTTCAATATCGCCGGCACCTACGTCGCCGGTCACCTCGGCAGCAGTCGGCCGAAGCCGATGCTGCTGGCCGGGATCTACTTCCTGCGCAGCATCGTGGTCACCGTCTTCATTCTGGCGCCGCTGACGCCGTGGTCGGTGGCGCTGTTTGCCGCGGCCATGGGCTTCTTGTGGCTGTCGACGGTGCCGCTGACCAATGGCGTGCTGGTCAGCCTGTTCGGCGTGCGCCACCTGGGCATGCTGTCGGGCGCGGTATTTTTCTCGCACCAGGTCGGCAGTTTCCTCGGGGTGTGGCTGGGCGGGCTGCTGTACGATCGTACTGGCAGCTACGACGTGGTGTGGTGGCTGACGGTGTTGCTGGGGCTGCTGGCCACTGCGGCCAACCTGCCGGTGCGCGAGCAGCCGGTGCCGGCGGTGGCTGCGCAATCATGA
- a CDS encoding O-methyltransferase gives MLTGERLARLQQLWEDNEAHDRHAAARAEKRLTITPQTGRFLYQLSRTRRARITLEIGTSSGYSTLWLALAAQAHKGRVVSVDHSAHKIALAHANLQAFALEPVVTLHTDDAFAVLANTADESVDLLFLDADRQRYPGYWPEITRILAPGALLVMDNALSHVEECAPFVQAVLATRGYLAETYPIGKGQFVILKDL, from the coding sequence ATGTTGACTGGAGAGCGGCTGGCACGGTTGCAGCAATTGTGGGAAGACAACGAGGCGCACGACCGCCATGCGGCCGCGCGTGCCGAGAAGCGGCTGACCATTACGCCGCAGACCGGGCGCTTCCTGTACCAGCTATCACGCACCCGCCGTGCTCGCATCACCCTCGAAATCGGCACCTCCAGCGGCTATTCCACGCTGTGGCTGGCGCTGGCGGCGCAGGCGCACAAGGGGCGGGTGGTGTCGGTCGATCATTCTGCGCACAAGATCGCGCTGGCGCACGCCAACCTGCAGGCGTTCGCGCTGGAGCCGGTGGTAACGCTGCATACCGACGACGCGTTCGCGGTGCTGGCCAATACCGCCGACGAATCGGTCGATCTGCTGTTTCTCGACGCCGACCGGCAGCGTTATCCCGGTTACTGGCCGGAGATCACGCGCATCCTGGCACCCGGCGCCTTGCTGGTGATGGACAATGCCTTGTCCCATGTCGAAGAATGTGCGCCTTTTGTACAAGCAGTGCTTGCTACGCGTGGCTATCTCGCGGAAACTTACCCCATCGGAAAAGGCCAGTTTGTCATACTGAAAGACTTGTAA
- the pheA gene encoding prephenate dehydratase, whose amino-acid sequence MSEQQLKQHRDAIDRIDIEILHLLNQRAQHAREIGEIKGGGIIYRPEREAQVLRRIKEQNPGPLPGESVARLFREIMSECLALEKPLSIAYLGPEGTFSQLATLKHFGHAARTIACSSIDEAFRLVEARALDYVVAPVENSTEGAVGRTLDLMVSTPLKVCGEVVLRIHHHLLRNSAGTDGIRRVYAHAQALAQCHEWLNKNLPADVERVSVASNAEAARLAAEDGSCAAIAGQAAAERFNLLKLAENIEDEPNNTTRFLVLGHQDVGQTGQDKTSLIVSAPNRPGAVHYLLAPIADNGVSMTKFESRPSRAGLWDYVFFIDVEGHHDDPNVAKALQGLMERTSFVKVLGAYPQAVL is encoded by the coding sequence GTGTCGGAACAACAGCTCAAGCAACACCGCGATGCCATCGACCGCATCGACATCGAGATTCTCCATCTTCTCAACCAGCGCGCCCAGCACGCCCGTGAAATCGGCGAGATCAAGGGAGGCGGTATCATTTATCGTCCTGAGCGCGAGGCACAGGTGCTGCGTCGCATCAAGGAGCAGAATCCCGGGCCGCTGCCCGGCGAATCCGTGGCGCGCCTGTTCCGCGAGATCATGTCGGAATGCCTGGCGCTGGAAAAGCCGCTGTCCATTGCCTATCTCGGCCCGGAGGGCACCTTCAGCCAGTTGGCGACGCTGAAGCACTTCGGCCATGCCGCACGCACCATTGCCTGTTCCTCCATCGACGAAGCCTTCCGGCTGGTGGAGGCGCGGGCGCTGGATTACGTGGTGGCACCGGTGGAAAATTCCACCGAGGGCGCGGTTGGCCGCACGCTGGACCTGATGGTCAGCACGCCGCTGAAAGTGTGTGGCGAAGTGGTGCTGCGCATTCACCACCACCTGCTGCGCAATAGCGCCGGCACCGACGGCATTCGCCGCGTCTATGCCCACGCCCAGGCGCTGGCACAGTGTCACGAGTGGCTGAACAAGAACCTGCCAGCCGATGTCGAGCGGGTATCGGTGGCCAGCAATGCCGAGGCGGCAAGGTTGGCCGCAGAGGATGGCAGCTGCGCCGCGATCGCCGGCCAGGCGGCGGCGGAACGTTTCAATCTGCTGAAGCTGGCGGAAAACATCGAGGACGAGCCGAACAACACCACCCGCTTCCTGGTGCTGGGGCATCAGGATGTCGGCCAGACCGGCCAGGACAAGACCTCGCTGATCGTGTCGGCGCCGAACCGTCCGGGCGCAGTGCACTACCTGCTGGCACCGATTGCCGACAACGGCGTGTCGATGACCAAGTTCGAATCGCGCCCATCGCGTGCCGGGCTGTGGGACTACGTGTTCTTCATCGACGTCGAAGGTCACCACGACGACCCGAATGTCGCCAAGGCGCTGCAAGGGCTGATGGAGCGCACCTCCTTCGTGAAGGTGCTCGGCGCCTACCCGCAAGCCGTTCTCTGA
- a CDS encoding TIGR00730 family Rossman fold protein, with protein sequence MTIQSICLFCGSNKGTRAAYEQAACELGRTLAQRDIALVYGGGNVGLMGIAADAALAAGGRVIGVIPGFLREKELAHQGLSELHVTQTMHERKALMEDLSGGFVALPGGFGTYDELFEMLTWGQLSVHSKSIGLLNVDGFFDPLLAMIRHGVAEGFVAESNLQLFVVAATIDELLAKMNAYRPAPVNKWLSHDRI encoded by the coding sequence ATGACTATCCAGTCTATTTGCCTGTTTTGTGGTTCCAACAAGGGCACGCGCGCCGCTTACGAGCAGGCGGCGTGCGAGCTGGGCCGGACGCTGGCACAGCGTGATATCGCCCTGGTGTACGGCGGCGGCAATGTCGGCCTGATGGGCATCGCCGCAGATGCGGCGCTGGCTGCCGGCGGCCGAGTGATCGGCGTGATTCCGGGCTTTTTGCGCGAGAAAGAACTGGCGCATCAGGGCCTGTCCGAACTGCATGTCACGCAAACCATGCACGAGCGCAAGGCGCTGATGGAAGACCTGTCCGGCGGCTTTGTCGCCTTGCCTGGTGGCTTCGGCACCTATGACGAACTGTTCGAGATGCTGACCTGGGGCCAGCTATCGGTGCACAGCAAGTCGATCGGGCTGCTGAATGTGGACGGCTTCTTCGACCCGCTGCTGGCGATGATCCGCCACGGCGTGGCCGAGGGCTTTGTCGCGGAAAGCAATCTGCAGCTGTTCGTGGTGGCGGCAACCATCGACGAGCTGCTGGCCAAGATGAACGCCTACCGGCCGGCACCGGTCAACAAGTGGTTGTCGCACGACCGCATCTAA